In Nocardioides sp. W7, the genomic stretch CTCCTCCCCGCGGCGCATCCGCGAACTCGTGTATGCGGGGATGGATGTCGCCCGGCTGAACATGAGCCACGGGACCCACGAGGACCATGCCGAGTCCTATCGGCTGGTCCGCGAGGCCGCGGATGCCAGCGGCCACGGGGTCGGCATCTTCGCCGACCTGCAGGGGCCCAAGATCCGGCTGGAGAAGTTCGCCGACGGGCCGGTCCAGCTGCGCCGCGGCCAGGTCTGGACGATCACGACCCGCGACGTCCCGGGCGACGCCCAGATCTGCGGGACGACGTACAAGGGCCTCCCGGGCGACGTGAAGGTCGGCGACCCGATCCTCATCGACGACGGCAAGCTCCGGCTCCGGGTCACCGGCGTCGAGAACGGCACCGACGTGCACACCGAGGTGCTCGTCGGTGGCAAGGTCAGCAACAACAAGGGCATCAACCTGCCCGGGGTCGCGGTCTCCGTGCCGGCCCTGTCCGAGAAGGACATCCGCGACCTGCGCTTCGCGCTCGCCCTCAGCGTCGACTTCGTCGCCCTGAGCTTCGTGCGCAGCGCCGCCGACGCCGAGGACGTGCGCCGGATCATGCGCGAGGAGGGGGTCCTGGTCCCGGTCATCGCGAAGATCGAGAAGCCGCAGGCGATCGAGAACCTCGACGAGGTGATCGCGGCGTTCGACGGCTTCATGGTCGCGCGCGGCGACCTCGCCGTGGAGTGCCCGCTGGAGGACGTGCCGTTCCTGCAGAAGCAGATCGTGCGCCAGGCCCGGCTCAACGCCAAGCCCGTCATCGTGGCGACCCAGATGCTGGAGTCGATGATCTCCAGCCCGTCGCCGACCCGCGCCGAGGCCTCCGACGTCGCCAACGCGGTGCTCGACGGTGCCGACGCGGTGATGCTCTCCGGCGAGACCGGCGTGGGGGAGTACCCCATCCACACCGTCGAGACGATGGCCCGGATCATCACCTCCACCGAGCGGCACGCGCTCGAGGCCGCGGAGACCACGGGCGTCGGGGTCTTCGACTCCATCGAGTGGGACCCGCACACCAAGGGCGGGGTGATCGCGAAGGCGGCCGAGGAGGTCGCCGAGCGGGTCGGAGCCAAGTACGTCGTCGCGTTCACGCAGAGCGGCGACTCCGCGCGCCGGATGTCGCGGCTGCGCGGGTCGGTCCCGCTGCTGGCCTTCACCCCGGAGGCGACCGTTCGCTCCCAGCTGTCGCTGTCCTGGGGCGTCGAGACCTTCAAGACCCAGACGGTCGAGCACACCGACGAGATGGTCCGCCAGGTCGACGAGCAGCTGCTCCGCATCGGCCGCGTCCAGGAGGGTGACCTCGTGGTGATCATCGCCGGTGCGCCTCCGGGCATCCCGGGCTCGACCAACGCGCTGCGGATCCACCGGATGGGCGACGCGATCAACCGGGTCGCGCCCGCGTACAAGCGGGACTGACGCCGCTCAGGTCTTCAGGCCGATCAGCGCGTCGAGGCGAGCGACCGCCTCGCGGGTGGAGACGCTCACGTGCCAGCGCGACGATCGGCGCCAAGCGACGCCTGCGAGGTCGAGGGCGTGGCAGCAGAGCTCGAGGATGTCCTCGGACCTGTTGCTGAACTGCCACCGCGGATACTCGTAGCGCTTCGCCTCGCCGGCGACGGTCCGGGTGGCCCAGTTGCGTACCCGGCTCCCGTCCGAGTGGAAGAGCCCGCGCAACAGCCGGTCCGGGTGGTCGTCCACGAGGGTTCGTTGCCAGTCCTCGAGCTCGATCCTGCGCTCGTGCTTGCGGCCCGGACCGTGCTGGGGAAACAGGCAGCACCAGTGCTTCCACGAGCTTGTCACGATGACGGCGCCCGGGACGCACCGGCGGTGAGGGCGGGCCCCGGGCTTGACCTCGGTCATGAGCGCGGCGATCCGGTCGATGTCGTGCGAGTACTTCGCGTCATTGACGACGTGCAGGTTCCACACTCCTCGTCGTCCGGCCGTGATGTGCCCGTCGCCGAGGTACCACCCCAGCAGCTCGGCGTAGGCGGGCTCGTCGAGCGGACCTCCGTCGCACCTCGGGCACGGCGGAGTGATACGGGACTGGCCGAGAGGCAGGCCGCGTCGCTGGTAGTCGCGTCGCCAGCGACGGATGGTCTTGACCGCGACGCCGTGCCGACGGGCGTTCTCGGCGTCGGACATGCCCGCGTCGGAGGCACGCAGAGCACTCTCCACGGTGGCAAGTGGGCGGACGTGGGGCACGTCCCGATGGTGCGTCCGAGCACCGACAGTCTGGTGCCGGGTGTGGGATTCGAACCCACAAGTCCTTGCGGACAGTGGTGTTTGAGACCACCGCGTATGCCGTTCCGCCAACCCGGCTCAGGGCCGGCCACACCTTACCCTTGGCTTAAGTCTATCGAAAGACTAGGGTTTGACTGTCGGACGATCTCGGGACTCAGGAGGCAGCCATGTGGCAGCCGTGGCGGTGGGCCAGCGCCAGCAACGCGCGCGGTCGAGAACGCTCGGGTGGGCGCCGTCGAGTGCTCGCGGCGCCTGGTCGACCGGATCGAGGTCGGGCTCTACCTCGCCGCGCTCGTCCCCGAGGCCGAGCCGACGTCCGTGCGGAGCGCCGGCACCCAGCACCCGGCCTGACCCGTCGGCGGGGTTAGCCTGTGCCGCGTGACCGAGCCTGCCCAGCCGACCCCCGCGACCCGCACCGTCGTCATCGCCGAGGACGAGGTGCTCATCCGGATGGATCTCGCCGAGATGCTCACCGAGGAGGGGTACGACGTCGTGGGCCAGGCCGGCGACGGCGCCAAGGCGATCGAGCTCGCCGAGGAGCTCCGCCCCGACCTGGTCATCCTCGACGTGAAGATGCCCGTGCTCGACGGGATCGCCGCCGCCGAGGCGATCGCGGGCCAGCGGATCGCTCCGGTCGTCATCCTGACGGCGTTCTCCCAGCGTGACCTCGTCGAGCGGGCCCGCGACGCCGGCGCCATGGCGTACCTCGTCAAGCCGTTCAGCAAGGGCGACCTGGTGCCGGCCATCGAGATGGCCGTGAGCAGGTTCGCCGAGCTCGGCCAGCTGGAGGCGGAGGTCGCCGACCTCACCGAGCGCCTGGAGACCCGCAAGGCGGTCGACCGGGCCAAGGGGGTCCTGCAGCAGCAGCTGAGCCTCTCCGAGCCGGAGGCCTTCCGCTGGATCCAGAAGACCGCGATGGACCTGAGACTCTCGATGCGGCAGGTCGCCGAGGGCGTGATCGAGCACGGTCCGGGCCTCGCCGGGAGCTGACCCGCCCCGGGTCGGTGTCGCTCAGGTCACGGGTGGGTAAAGGCCGAGTCTCCCTTCGGTCGACACCGGTTGATCTGGCGCTACCCGACCGTCCGGCCCCTAGACTGCATCCACCCTCGCCGCTGGCGCGTGGAACGAACGGAGTTGTGTGTGGTTTCGCGACTGATTGCGCTGGCGGTGGTCACGGCAGCCCTGCTGTCCCCGGCCACGGCCTTCGCCGACGAGACGTCGTCGCCCAGTCCCTCGTCGAGTCCGACGGCTCCGGCCGAGGCACCGGTGGGTGACGGCACGGCGATCAGCGTCACGCTGGCCAACGACTCGGAGAAGGGTCCGGACGGTCTGCCGGCGCCGATCGAGGGCGTGACGCTGACCGTCACCTCCGAGGACGGCGTCGAGGTCGGCGAGGACGTCACGGACGCCGAGGGCAAGGCGAACGTTCCGCTGCCCAGTGCCGGCACCTACACCGTCACGCTCGACGAGGACACCCTGCCCGAGGGCACCGAGCTCGACTCCTCCACCCGGACCGAGCTCGAGATCCGGGTGCTGATCAGCGGGTCGGCCACCAACGCGCAGTTCCCGATCGGCGTCCAGGCGGCCGACACGACCAGCTTCGCCACGAAGCTGATCGACTCGATCGTCTCGGGCATCAAGTTCGGCCTGATCATCGCGCTCGCCGCCCTGGGGCTCTCGCTGATCTTCGGTGCGACCGGCCTCACGAACTTCGCCCACGGCGAGCTGATCACCCTCGGTGGACTGGTGACCTACTGGTTCAACCGCGACCTGGGCCTGCCGGTGATCGTGGCCGGCATCCTGGCCGTGATCGCGTCGGGGATCTTCGGGTGGGCGCAGGACCGGGTCCTGTGGCAGCCGCTGCGGCGCCGCGGTACGGGCCTGATCGCGATGATGATCGTCTCGATCGGCTTCGGTCTGTTCCTGCGCAGCATCTACCAGTACCTCTTCGGCAGCTCGACGCGCTCGCTCGACCAGTACACGACGCAGGTGCGTCACAGCTGGGGTCCGATCCACCTGGCCGACAAGGAGATCGCGATCATCCTGGTCTCGGTGGTCGCCATCGCCGTCGTGTGCATCGCGATGATGACGACCCGGCTGGGCAAGGCCATGCGCGCGGTCTCCGACAACCCCGCCCTGTCCGCCTCCTCGGGCATGCGGGTCGACGCCGTCATCCGCAACGCCTGGATCATCGGTACGGCGCTGTCCGGCCTCGCCGGTGTGCTCTACGCGATCAACAGCCAGGTGAAGTTCGACAACGGCTTCAAGCTCCTGCTGCTGGTGTTCGCAGCTGTGACCCTCGGCGGACTCGGCACGATCTGGGGTGCGCTGATCGGCTCGCTGGTCATCGGCATCGTGGTCGAGGTCGGCCCGACGTTCGGTGTGCCGTCCTCCATCAAGGAGGTCGGTGCCCTCGTCGTGCTCATCCTCATCCTGCTGGTCAGGCCGCAAGGCATCCTCGGCCGCCGAGAGCGGATCGGGTAGAGGGGCAACGACATGGACTTCCTGGACATTCTCCGCTCGGCGCTGCAGCAGGCGTTCGGCCCGCAGGCGATCGTCTTCGCGCTCGCCGCCATCGGCCTGAACGTGCACTTCGGCTACACGGGCCTGCTCAACTTCGGTCAGGCCGGCTTCATGGCCGTCGGCGCCTACGGGCTCGCGGTGACCGTCGTGACCTACGACCTGCCGTTCGGTGTGGGCATCGTGGTCGCCCTGCTCGCACCCCTCGTGCTGGCCATCGTGCTCGGCATCCCGACGCTGCGACTCCGGGCCGACTACCTCGCCATCGCGACGATCGCGGCGGCCGAGGTGCTGCGCCTGATCTTCGGCGCCGTCGAGACCAAGGAGGTGTTCGGCGGCTCGAACGGGCTCACCGGCTACTCGTCGGTCTACCGGGACCTCAACCCGTACTCCGACGGCATCGACCTCGGCTTCATCAGCTATCGCCGCGACGACCTGTGGAACATCACCGTCGGATGGACCCTCGTGGCCATCTGCTGCCTGATCGTCTGGGCGCTGATGCGCAGCCCGTGGGGCCGCGTGCTCCGCTCGATCCGCGAGGACGAGGACGCCGTGCGCTCGCTCGGGAAGAACGTCTTCTCCTACAAGATGCAGGCGCTCATCCTGGGCGGCATGATCGGCGGCCTGGCCGGCCTCTACTACGCCCTGAAGCAGTCCGCGGTCGTACCGACCGACTACAACACCACGCTGACCTTCTACGCCTACACCGCCCTGCTCATCGGCGGTGCCGCCCGGGTGCTCGGCCCGGTGGTGGGAGCGGTCATCTTCTGGTTCCTGCTGTCGGGTCTCGGTGCCTTCTTCAGCCAGGCCACGTCGGGCGAGGACCCGTTGCTCCCGACCTGGCTGATGGACTCGACCCAGTCCAGCCTGGTGCGGTTCATCCTCACCGGGCTCGCACTCATGCTGCTGATGATCTTCCGACCTCAGGGGATCTTCGGCGACCGAAGGGAGATCGCGATCGATGGCCGCTGAACTCACGGCAGCCCAGGCTGCGCTCGCCCAGGTGGCGACCGACCCGGGGGCCAAGAAGCCGGACCCGATCATCGTCGGCAGTCAGATCACCCGCACCTTCGGCGGTCTGAAGGCCGTCGACGTCGAACACGTCGAGATCCAGCGTGGCGTCATCACCGCGCTCATCGGCCCCAACGGTGCCGGCAAGACCACCCTGTTCAACCTCCTGACGGGCTTCGACGAGCCCGACAGCGGCGAGTGGAGCTTCAACGGCCGGTCGCTGCAGAACGTGTCGGCCTACAAGGTCGCGCGGCTCGGCATGGTCCGGACCTTCCAGCTGACCAAGGTGCTGGCCAAGCTGACCGTCATCGAGAACATGCGTCTCGGCGCGACCGGCCAGAAGGGCGAGCGGTTCTGGCTGGCCCCGTTCAAGTGGCTCTGGAAGGGCCAGGAGAACGAGATCACCGCCCGGGCCGACGACCTGCTCGCACGGTTCATGCTCGACGCCAAGCGCGAGGACTTCGCCGGCTCGCTCTCGGGCGGCCAGCGCAAGCTCCTCGAGATGGCGCGGGCCCTGATGGTCGACCCCGAGCTGATCATGCTCGACGAGCCCATGGCGGGGGTGAACCCCGCGCTCAAGCAGTCGCTGCTCACCCACGTCCAGTCCCTGCGCGACGAGGGCCGCACGGTGCTGTTCGTCGAGCACGACATGGACATGGTCCGCCACATCTCGGACTGGGTGATCGTGATGGCCCAGGGCCAGATCGTCGCCGAGGGCTCGCCTGCCTCGGTGATGGCCGACCAGCGGGTCATCGACGCCTACCTCGGCGCCCACCACGACACCGACCTCAGCGAGCTCGACGAGGCGGCCCTCGGGGCCGAGGTCGAGGCGGAGATGGAGCAGGAGGAGAAGGCATGAGCGAGACCAACATCGAGCGCGAGCAGCACCTGGCCAGGGCCGACGGGGCCGTGCTGCGCGCGGACAACCTGATCGCCGGCTACCTGCCCGGCGTCAACATCCTCAACGGTGCCGACCTGTACTGCCAGCCCGGCGAGCTGGTCGGCATCATCGGACCGAACGGCGCCGGCAAGTCGACCCTGCTCAAGGCGCTCTTCGGCCTGGTCAAGGTGCACACCGGGAAGGTGCTGCTGAAGGGTGACGACATCACCAACCAGCGCGCCGACCAGCTGGTGAGCAAGGGCATCGGCTTCGTGCCTCAGAGCAACAACGTCTTCCCGAGCCTGACCATCGAGGAGAACCTCGAGATGGGCTGCTACCAGGCGCCCAAGACGTTCCACGAGCGGTTCGACTTCGTCACCGACCTGTTCCCGACCCTGGGCACCCGCCGCAAGCAGCGCGCGGGCTCGCTGTCGGGCGGTGAGCGGCAGATGGTCGCGATGGGCCGGGCGCTGATGATGAGCCCCTCCGTGCTGCTGCTGGACGAGCCCTCCGCGGGTCTGTCGCCGGTCATGCAGGACGAGGTGTTCGTGCAGACGCGCAAGATCAACAAGGCCGGCGTCTCGGTGATCATGGTCGAGCAGAACGCCCGCCGCTGCCTGCAGATCTGCGACCGCGGTTACGTCCTCGACCAGGGCCGCAACGCCTACAGCGGCACCGGCAAGTCGCTCGCCGACGACCCGAAGGTCATCGAGCTCTACCTCGGCACCCTCGGCGCCGCCAGCTGAACGCACGCATCACCAGCAGGGCCCGGGAGCGACTCGCTCCCGGGCCCTGCTGCTGTTCCGGGTCGGGTGCCGACGTCGTACGGGCGGGCCGTCGGGCGCGAGCGCCTGAGACGTCACGGGCGCGACGCCCCCGGGTACGCAGCAGGGCCCCGGAGCGGTGCTCCGGGGCCCTGCTGGTGGTGCGGGTGCTGCTGGATCAGATGTTGCCGCTGATGAACTTGACCGGCGCGATCTTGTTCTTGGCGTCGTACTCGTAGATGCCGATCGAGGCAGCCGTCGGGCTGCCCGTCTCGCCGAGCTCGATCGGGCCGGAGACACCGTCGTAGTCGATGTCGGCCGACGCGTCCTCGGTCAGGAGTGCGGCGCACGCCTCGAACGAGTCGCACTTCTCGCCGCCGGTGGTGACGTCGACGATCTGGCTGGCGATGGCCTCACCGGCGTCGCTGCCGGCCGCGATGGCCGCGAGCGCCGAGACGATGACGGCGTCGTAGGACTCACCGGCGTAGGCGTAGTCGGTCAGCTTGTCGTTGACCGTCGCGAGGCGCTCGCGGAAGTCGCCCGCGGTCTCGGCACCGGGGATGGTGCCCTTGGTGCCCTGCAGGGCACCGCCCGGGAGCGGGGTCGTCGAGTCGTCGCTGTAGTCGGCGGTGTTGCCGTCCACGAAGTACGTCGGCACGTCCTTGGGACCGGCACCCGCGGCGATGAGCTGCGGGATGATGGCAGCCGTCTCCTCGAAGCCGATCAGGACCAGTGCATCGGCGCCGGAGCCGGCGACCTCCTGGACCTGGGTGTCGTAGGACTGCGCCTTCTCGCCGTAGAACACCGTCTCGCCGGCCACCGCGGAGCCCTGGGACTCCAGGTTCTTCTGGACCTCGGAGGCGAGGGTCTCGCCGTAGGCGTCCTGGCGGGCCAGGACGGCGACGTTCTTGCGGCCGTCCTCGACGAGCAGGTTGGCGAGGACGGCACCCTGGAGGATGTCGGACGGCGCCGTGCGGAAGTACTGGTCGGGGTTGGCGTAGTCACCCTCGTCGAACGCCGTGGAGGTGTTCGCGGGGGAGAACATGACCGAGCCGGCCGACATGATCTTGTCGATCACGGTCAGCGACACACCCGACGAGGCCGCGCCGACGATGACGTCGGAGCCGGCGTCGAGCAGCTTGTCGGTCTCGGACGGGGCGATGCCCGAGTCGGTGTCGCCCGAGTCGCCGCGCACGTGCACGACATCGGCGCCGTTCACGCCGCCGGCGGCATTGATGTCGGCGACCGCGAGGTCGACACCGGCGAACTCCGGCGGGCCGAGGTACGCCAGGCTGCCGGTCTGCGGGAGCAGGGAGCCGAACGTCAGCGTGCCGTCGCCCTTGGCGACCGGTGCCTTGTCCTCGCTGCTGCTCTCGCTCGGCTTGTCGGTCGAGGTGGGCTCGCTCTCGTCGTCGCCGCAGCCGGCGAGCACCAGCGCGCTCGCGGCCGTCACGGCGGCCAAGCGGAGAGTCAGGGAATTGCGCTTCATCTATCC encodes the following:
- a CDS encoding ABC transporter ATP-binding protein → MSETNIEREQHLARADGAVLRADNLIAGYLPGVNILNGADLYCQPGELVGIIGPNGAGKSTLLKALFGLVKVHTGKVLLKGDDITNQRADQLVSKGIGFVPQSNNVFPSLTIEENLEMGCYQAPKTFHERFDFVTDLFPTLGTRRKQRAGSLSGGERQMVAMGRALMMSPSVLLLDEPSAGLSPVMQDEVFVQTRKINKAGVSVIMVEQNARRCLQICDRGYVLDQGRNAYSGTGKSLADDPKVIELYLGTLGAAS
- a CDS encoding ABC transporter ATP-binding protein; this translates as MAAELTAAQAALAQVATDPGAKKPDPIIVGSQITRTFGGLKAVDVEHVEIQRGVITALIGPNGAGKTTLFNLLTGFDEPDSGEWSFNGRSLQNVSAYKVARLGMVRTFQLTKVLAKLTVIENMRLGATGQKGERFWLAPFKWLWKGQENEITARADDLLARFMLDAKREDFAGSLSGGQRKLLEMARALMVDPELIMLDEPMAGVNPALKQSLLTHVQSLRDEGRTVLFVEHDMDMVRHISDWVIVMAQGQIVAEGSPASVMADQRVIDAYLGAHHDTDLSELDEAALGAEVEAEMEQEEKA
- the pyk gene encoding pyruvate kinase: MRRAKIVCTLGPATSSPRRIRELVYAGMDVARLNMSHGTHEDHAESYRLVREAADASGHGVGIFADLQGPKIRLEKFADGPVQLRRGQVWTITTRDVPGDAQICGTTYKGLPGDVKVGDPILIDDGKLRLRVTGVENGTDVHTEVLVGGKVSNNKGINLPGVAVSVPALSEKDIRDLRFALALSVDFVALSFVRSAADAEDVRRIMREEGVLVPVIAKIEKPQAIENLDEVIAAFDGFMVARGDLAVECPLEDVPFLQKQIVRQARLNAKPVIVATQMLESMISSPSPTRAEASDVANAVLDGADAVMLSGETGVGEYPIHTVETMARIITSTERHALEAAETTGVGVFDSIEWDPHTKGGVIAKAAEEVAERVGAKYVVAFTQSGDSARRMSRLRGSVPLLAFTPEATVRSQLSLSWGVETFKTQTVEHTDEMVRQVDEQLLRIGRVQEGDLVVIIAGAPPGIPGSTNALRIHRMGDAINRVAPAYKRD
- a CDS encoding branched-chain amino acid ABC transporter permease, with product MDFLDILRSALQQAFGPQAIVFALAAIGLNVHFGYTGLLNFGQAGFMAVGAYGLAVTVVTYDLPFGVGIVVALLAPLVLAIVLGIPTLRLRADYLAIATIAAAEVLRLIFGAVETKEVFGGSNGLTGYSSVYRDLNPYSDGIDLGFISYRRDDLWNITVGWTLVAICCLIVWALMRSPWGRVLRSIREDEDAVRSLGKNVFSYKMQALILGGMIGGLAGLYYALKQSAVVPTDYNTTLTFYAYTALLIGGAARVLGPVVGAVIFWFLLSGLGAFFSQATSGEDPLLPTWLMDSTQSSLVRFILTGLALMLLMIFRPQGIFGDRREIAIDGR
- a CDS encoding SpaA isopeptide-forming pilin-related protein, with translation MVSRLIALAVVTAALLSPATAFADETSSPSPSSSPTAPAEAPVGDGTAISVTLANDSEKGPDGLPAPIEGVTLTVTSEDGVEVGEDVTDAEGKANVPLPSAGTYTVTLDEDTLPEGTELDSSTRTELEIRVLISGSATNAQFPIGVQAADTTSFATKLIDSIVSGIKFGLIIALAALGLSLIFGATGLTNFAHGELITLGGLVTYWFNRDLGLPVIVAGILAVIASGIFGWAQDRVLWQPLRRRGTGLIAMMIVSIGFGLFLRSIYQYLFGSSTRSLDQYTTQVRHSWGPIHLADKEIAIILVSVVAIAVVCIAMMTTRLGKAMRAVSDNPALSASSGMRVDAVIRNAWIIGTALSGLAGVLYAINSQVKFDNGFKLLLLVFAAVTLGGLGTIWGALIGSLVIGIVVEVGPTFGVPSSIKEVGALVVLILILLVRPQGILGRRERIG
- a CDS encoding response regulator gives rise to the protein MTEPAQPTPATRTVVIAEDEVLIRMDLAEMLTEEGYDVVGQAGDGAKAIELAEELRPDLVILDVKMPVLDGIAAAEAIAGQRIAPVVILTAFSQRDLVERARDAGAMAYLVKPFSKGDLVPAIEMAVSRFAELGQLEAEVADLTERLETRKAVDRAKGVLQQQLSLSEPEAFRWIQKTAMDLRLSMRQVAEGVIEHGPGLAGS
- a CDS encoding helix-turn-helix domain-containing protein; its protein translation is MPHVRPLATVESALRASDAGMSDAENARRHGVAVKTIRRWRRDYQRRGLPLGQSRITPPCPRCDGGPLDEPAYAELLGWYLGDGHITAGRRGVWNLHVVNDAKYSHDIDRIAALMTEVKPGARPHRRCVPGAVIVTSSWKHWCCLFPQHGPGRKHERRIELEDWQRTLVDDHPDRLLRGLFHSDGSRVRNWATRTVAGEAKRYEYPRWQFSNRSEDILELCCHALDLAGVAWRRSSRWHVSVSTREAVARLDALIGLKT
- a CDS encoding ABC transporter substrate-binding protein encodes the protein MTAASALVLAGCGDDESEPTSTDKPSESSSEDKAPVAKGDGTLTFGSLLPQTGSLAYLGPPEFAGVDLAVADINAAGGVNGADVVHVRGDSGDTDSGIAPSETDKLLDAGSDVIVGAASSGVSLTVIDKIMSAGSVMFSPANTSTAFDEGDYANPDQYFRTAPSDILQGAVLANLLVEDGRKNVAVLARQDAYGETLASEVQKNLESQGSAVAGETVFYGEKAQSYDTQVQEVAGSGADALVLIGFEETAAIIPQLIAAGAGPKDVPTYFVDGNTADYSDDSTTPLPGGALQGTKGTIPGAETAGDFRERLATVNDKLTDYAYAGESYDAVIVSALAAIAAGSDAGEAIASQIVDVTTGGEKCDSFEACAALLTEDASADIDYDGVSGPIELGETGSPTAASIGIYEYDAKNKIAPVKFISGNI